In Oscillatoria sp. FACHB-1407, the sequence CTCATTATTCGGGGGGTTCAGGTCATCCAGCTTTCTAACCTGTCTGATAGGCAAGAGGTTGCGTTGGGGGGTCAAATTAATCAACAGCTTGTCAGCCGAGAATTTAGACTATACAACAACCGTGCTGTCACGGACTATGTCAATAATATTGGTCAACGATTGGTGCCCCATAGCGATCGCCCCAATATCCCCTACGTGTTTCAAGTTGTGGATGACAACCAGGTCAACGCTTTCGCGACGATGGGCGGTTATGTCTATGTCACTACGGGCTTAATGAGAACCGCCGACAACGAAGCCCAACTTGCCAGTGTGATTGGGCATGAAATTGGTCACATTGCGGGTCGCCATGCTGTCGAGCAAATGCGACAAACGGCGATCGCTCAAGGAGTCGTAACTGCTGCTGGTCTAGATCGCAGCACAGCCGTCAACATCGGCGTTGAGTTAGCTTTGCGTCGCCCCAACAGTCGCCAGGACGAGCTTGAGGCAGATACAACAGGGTTATCCACCCTGACTCGCGCAGGTTATGCCCCCAGTGCGATGGTGGCGTTTATGCAAAAGTTGATGGGACAGTCAGCGATTCCCTCATTCCTC encodes:
- a CDS encoding M48 family metallopeptidase, which encodes MSNLLSQLYRQIRRRWIYGFMSLIVALGVVTATPQSSQAIPWLDLIIRGVQVIQLSNLSDRQEVALGGQINQQLVSREFRLYNNRAVTDYVNNIGQRLVPHSDRPNIPYVFQVVDDNQVNAFATMGGYVYVTTGLMRTADNEAQLASVIGHEIGHIAGRHAVEQMRQTAIAQGVVTAAGLDRSTAVNIGVELALRRPNSRQDELEADTTGLSTLTRAGYAPSAMVAFMQKLMGQSAIPSFLSTHPATRDRIRALERQIDPATANNGIGLDNTAYRNQIQPVVRR